The Macadamia integrifolia cultivar HAES 741 chromosome 3, SCU_Mint_v3, whole genome shotgun sequence genome segment AAAGTATCTAACGGCATCATTGCCCACTGTGAAGGAATGAGTACAGGGAAACTCCGCACACTCTTAATTTGTTTACCCATTCGTCCATCCatccagagaaaaaaaaaaaggaaaagggcaTACTCCTAGTTTTCCCGGAGTTAGCCGCTCAACCAATAAATTAGCTGGGACAAAAGGTTATACTATTAATTGGAAATTTGAAAAAGGAATTATGATCATAGAGAAAATAATAACTCACACAAACATggcgtctttttttttttttttctcatacaTGTATGAAAAATGAAACCGAAGAACTCAAGGTGCTTGAGGCCTTCCATTGAATCTTGAATGATCCAGCTGCAGGTCTAACCGGCACCCAGTTTTCCACTCAAATGTTTGATAAGGTATGTGGATTGAATGGTGCTGGAGGAATCTCAATCACCACATCCCCCTCTAACATTTCAATTACTCTTCTCATGGAAGGCCTCTTGGACTGCTCAAATTGAATACACAATAAGGCTACCAGCTCCATCCTCTTGACGATCCCTCGTTCCTCACCACTATTGCTTGGATTTACTGCATTGTGCAAGAAGACCCACTCAGAGAAGTACTTCTCACTGGAACTACTAACATCAGTCACAagattccttctccttcctGCCACCTCCAACATTACCATCCCAAAGCTATAAACATCAGATTTCTCTGATACCATTCCACAGTTCATCCACCACATTTCTGGGGGAGCATATCCTGGTGTCCCAGCCCCATGGCTGATAGAGACATGACTCTTATCCCTATTCATGACTAGCGCCAAACCGAAATCTGACACCTTTGGTCGGAAATTTCGGTCCAAGAGGATATTATGAGGCTTAATGTCACAATGTATTATTCTAGATCTACAATCCTCATGAAGATACATTATCCCCTTTGCTGTTCCAACTGCAATGTCATGAAGTTGACTCCAACTTAACTTCTCTTCTGTCTTTTGGCTATCCCCTACATGGATGTATTTGTCAAGAGATCCATTCTCCATGAATTCATAAACAAGAACCTTCCTAGAATGTTCAATGCAGTAGCCCAGAAGTCGAACCAGATGGTTATGGCGGATTTGGCCAATGACTCTAACCTCATTGACGAATTGAGCCTCACTCTGATCAGTGTCATTGAGAAGCTTAACAGCAACAAATAAGCCGCTGGGGAGTTTCCCTTTGAAGACAGAACCATGGCCTCCTTGACCAAGCCTGTGAGCGAAGTTGTTGGTGTATCTCTTGAGCTGCTTGTACGAGAACCTAGTAGGCCTTCCTAGCGTATAATTCTCCAAGAAAGTCTCTATAGAAGCTGGAATTGTTTTATCTCCTTCAAGGTAGAACCTTAGTGCTTCATCATCCTCACCATCAAACTCACCTTGATTATTCTTGTTCCACCTTTTTTTGAAGTGAAAATAGCCCACAATGCCTATGAACAATATTAATCCTGCTCCCAACCCTATACCTACAAAATGAACCCAGAAAACCATAAATAGGATTTAATTTAGGGTTCCTAAATCCCAGCTATTTTGCCGGGAAGGCCATTCATTTCCAACCCGACCTTGTATCTCTAGTGAACTAATTTGGCTGAGACCTGAGCTGAGGTTACAATGCCATTACCTAGACCAATAGCCAGTTTCTGAGTCTGGCCCTTCATTGGTGCTCCATCAAGCTCAACCAGCAGCCCTTCAATGAAATACACAATTAGCGAGAAGCAATTTGGTATTAGTTTagtttaggggttttttttaaatgatatttattaaagcaaaaaaagggaaataaaaagaggaaaGCTACGAATAAGCCGAAGAAACAGAGAATTACACAAaattagtagtagtagtagtggtTACCAGTAACTCACCGTCGGAGCAGTTGAAAGAGTGGATGGTAGAGGGGCAAAAGCAAACAAAGGACTCCGTCGAAGAAGAAGGGTTGACACCGCACCTACCACCGGTGGCTTCACACCCACGGCACTCTGTGGGTTTGGTGTACCTCATCTCAAAACCTCGCTGCAGGTAGCCCCTTAGATCTTTCTCGGCGCTCACATTAAAATCCCTCTTGGTGTACATGTCATAGGTCTCGCAATTCTGGTACGCTGCCTGCAGACCCGGCGCATAATAGCACACGTTGTTGGGATCCTGACCGAGGCAGCCCAGGCATGAGGCATTTTGGAGCCCCCGCAGTGCCCCCGCAGGGATTGCGCGGGTGCAGTTGAAGTGTGTGCCCACGATTGAATCCACCGGGAAGATGACGGATGCTGGGACGGGTTCGAAGTAGTTGGGCTTGGAGATGGGCCCGCAGCTGAAGAGAGGGTTGTAGGCCATCACGAAGGAGATGGTCACTGGGTCGGCAGTGAAATTAGCGGGGAAGATCCTGAAGGTGTTGTTGGATTGAGGGGTCCTGATGTAGAAGGTGGCATTGTCATTGTCGTTGTCGTTGACACAGAAGGGCTCCAAGAAGTACGGATGGCATGGCGACGGAACGGTGAATGGGTAGGTCAAGGTTATGTTGCTGCATATTGTGGGTGCACAGAGGTTGTAGTAGTATGATGGGTCTGTGCTGCGACTTTCTTCTAGTATGGCTTTTTGTTGTTGAGCTCTGTTTGGGGAGGTTAATAGATTTCCAGGAAAGAATTGTGATCACCACAAACCGCATATGGGTTTTCTTGGATTCTCTGGGTTGGGGATAacccattttcctttttcttgttaaTTGGACTGAATCCTGaaagagaaccaaaaaaaaaaaggatgggtTAAACCTGAGATTTTGTTGTTCTTCCTGgttttatatatatgtattttttgcCTTTTCTTAATGACATCCTTTCTTACTAGAAAATGCACACAAGCACTGATTACAGAAGTGGCTTTTTAATAAGATTTGAAAAGTTGTACGGGTCCTGGAGCTGGGGGAttataaaagggaaaatgatcACGAAAGTATTATACTAACTCCAGTTATTGGGAGATGAAAATTTTGTGtgtttgaagagagggagagagattatatGCTACTTGCTTGTTGACAATTTGCAGGTGAAGCTAATATATTTAACGGTTAAGAAATTAACTATCGTAAAATCCAACGATTTTAATGGTTTTTATCAATTGGATGAATTGGTTCTACTATAAAAATAAATCTCTATCATTTCTCTTGGGAAAAACCAAATTCATTTTTCACCACTATGCGTAAACAATAGAGATACAAAACTAACAACAATGTACAAAGAGCGAATAATGCAAATAAAATCGATCAAGTCACACCATAATAGAAAACACCAATTTTTAATGTGAAAAACTTTCTCAATGAGAAAGGTAAAAATCACAAGACTTAGTCCAAATCAAACTTTCACTATGTAAATAATGGGGTTACACAGTTATCCTTAAATGTATTAAAGGTTACCAAAAAAGATCAAGAGTAATACCCACTcttaaataacaaaatatctCACTAAAATAACAAGGTAGAATGCTATAATCACATGAACAGTAATACTCTCACCTCAATGGTAATACAAAAAgaaatatcaccttctttacttttctgaacATGAAAAACGTTGCCACGCCGTTATAAATTTCCTCACAGAAAGCTCACCTTTTGATTTCACATATCAGGATAAAAGAGaagaacagaaaatagaaaacatGAACCTCTGCAacctgttttcttttcttctcagaaaaacgaagatgagagggagagggagatagATAAGAccgagaggagaggagaggggaggggaggggagggaggggggggtgcgtgtttcttttttttttcttttgtcacgATGGGGTTATTTTCAAACACAGCTGGCCCTCCTCTTTGACTTGTGAGGAGGACCCAACACTCCTTTTAACTTTCCAGAGCATTTTAGCTTATGAAGGCATGAAGCATGCGCAATATTTTTATTAGTCATAAATGttccaacaaaaaaatcttGACTCACtgaatgaaaaagaaaggaaaaaaaatctattaagaAAGAAGTAAATTTAAGTAAGAGACTTTTTTATTGACACTCAGTACAGAGTCgtatataaatttatttttctttccttttaataaatatttatgtattctaaaaatatgccagagaatgaaatttttttgtaatGGCATATTAATAAATTactattaaattatttttataaaatcttattttatctcttatttagaattaattaatttaagacTTAATTAATTCTAATTATTAAGGACAAAACACTACCGAATCGCATGGCCCTGTGCCAAGCCACAGGAATTACACATGAGCATTAGCATGGGGCACATGGTGGTTTTGTATTTTACCGACATGGAGCGTCATTTTGCCTCTCTCccttccactttctttgtgtctaGACACAATGGTTACACAATCAAAGAACATTCTCCTCTTTTGCCCTTAATTATTTgttgggagaaagaatgctgcCCATCCTGGTCGTAGGAGAAGGAATAAGAACTCAAGGAAATGTTTAGGAATTGAAAATATCCAACACCCATTAATAATCGGCTTCAATTCATTGGTCTTGGAACCGATTATCTCAATTCTAAACAGATGATTCTGGAAATGGCCCCTTGAGATAGGGATTGATTAAGACCCATCCCAATTACAATTACATTCACAGAGCCATCCTGATCGACACCCACAAATTATTGTACATCATTTAGGCTCATTCGAATTCTTATGTTCATTTGTACGCCAAACCTTCCTTCCCATTAATTAATGATTCCAAAATGGCGGCTTTTATCCATGACACTGGGATGGTTtgttccatctctctctctctctctggtttttTAAATTTGTGATAGAAAGGTCCAAACTCCTAAGGTCTTATCTGTGAGTTCCGGGTTTGTGCCATCACGaaccctttttctctctctcgtttTGAATTTGTGATGGAAAATGTCCTAATTAAGGTCTTGTCTTTCAGCACCGGGACATGATTTCAGCGCACAGTAATAGATTGGGTGGGTATGGGCTATCTCAAAAACCAATTTGGTACTATGGATCAGTATCGAATCCCCTTTATTGGATAGAAatatccttaatttttttaatttcttgaaaggCGAAatctttttgacatttttactcTGACTCGTATGTTCAACCAGTATAGTATATATTGGACTGGTATTGATATCTACAACAAGAAAAATCGATATAGATCACCCTATAtctatattgatattgatacctaaaaccatggttcCAGCAGTATCCCATCATGACCCTTTTTTTTACAGTATTCAACCAGAAAGATAAATTGATCCGAATCGATTCTACTTCATCTCTTGCTTCAGCTGCAAGATGTTGAAAATCCCCAGATCAAGATCAAATACTACAAGCTCTTGCAGAACCTCACTGAGGAAGTCTATGCATCAGGATTGTCGATGTAAGTTTCACTTTGGGTTGTGGAACCCTCCCTGGTAATATTGGTTTTGACTCCCAAAATTGGGAAACTCTTGGGGTCTTCCATTACACAAATTATCATTACCGACCAGTGACTTTCGATCTCCTCAATTGCACTCACCAACCTAATAAGATAACACCAATAATGGAAGGTCCTTGTTTGGAGTGTGGAGATGATCATAATTTCTGCTATTTATTTATATGATGGAATCATGCATGAATATATAGTGAGCTCAATTACTGTTAAAGCTTCTCAATGACCCAGATTGATCAGAGTGAGGCTCTATTCCTCAATGAGGTTAGAATCATTGGGCAAATCCACCCCATAACAATCTGGTTTGGCTTCTGGGCTGCTGCTTTGAACATTCTAGGCAGGTTCTTGTTCATGAATTCATGGAGAGCGGATCGTTTGAAAAATACATCCATGCAGGGATAGCCAGAAGACAGCAGAGAAGTTGAGTTGGAGTCTACTTAATTCATGACATTacagttggaagttggaacacCGAATAAAAATTGTATTTATACCAATTAAAAACCATACCTAAATTATACCATGCCAATTTTTCTCGATATAATATATAATTTCGATATCTACTTACCATTGGTCTGCTCTATCATACCAAATATGAAATACTAAACTGACTCACTCTCTTACTTGTGCCGGCTAATTGCATAGAGAACCTTTTTCCCAGTCCTAATTGCATAAAGCTTGaatccttttgtttttgggttcttttttccttctggGCTATGAATGGAGGATGGGTGGAGCAAGATTACACCTCAGTAGCCCATCAATTCTTCACATTGAATGgtggaattaattttttttttttttttttttttgtaataaaagaaaaaatgaatggaAAGGTGCTGCAAATTATTTAATCAATCAATTATGGCTCAGAATTTATTGTCTGTAATGGATATATGTCCTCTGACTACTCTAACCACCCCCCNNNNNNNNNNNNNNNNNNNNCCCCCCCCCCCATCCGATATTTAATCAGTTTTTGTTATTCAATTTTCAAGTAGTTTACATGTAATTAAAGAGTCGATTTTCATTCTATTTGTAATGTATTAAAATTTAATTCACATTCAGATAGTAACAAGTGGCAACCCATCATAACactttttttcttactttggtAGATGACGCCCATCAAATAGAGACATCCGCTAACACGATAACACCATTGGTGCAATTAATCGTtggttttgcagttttgaacaAAAGCGAATTAGGAAAAACCTACAACACCATAATTGGATCGTTTTTTACAGTGTGATTCGATTCAATTATAtacttcaatccaaattccaataaatattttttgttaCATTTTTATAATTGACCTGAATCAATATCCAATCAAGGACTGATACTGATCCCAACCCAAGATCGACCAAGTGTCAGCTTCGATCTGTTGGGTACAGATACAAATCACGGGTACCAATTCTTGATTACAACCATGATTAcgatttgaaattaaaattgagTGAGCTCGATTCCAAATCTGCTCCTCATCGTACCGTCAGAGTAAGAGTAAGAGTAAGAGTAGGATTGAAGGATTAATTCTTTTATGATGTAACAGGGCATTTAGCGTGATTCAATGATCAAAAATGCAGTTCAAGACATTTGGATGTAATTAGAACCATGATTAcgatttgaaattaaaattggcTGAACCCGATTCTAAATTCTTAATCTGCCCCACATTGTACCATAAGAGTAAGAGTAGGATTGAATGATTAATTCTTTTTATGACGCAACAGGGTATTCAAGCGTGCATTAAATGTACACCAAACGGCCTTTTATGTCACAGAAAATCCAAATCTTTGCCGCCGTTCCTAAGTGATCGAGCGTGACTCACCACTCAGTCGGAGTCTTTAATTTGGATAATTTCCTTGCAATACCCCAGGCCCCAGTCGGCCACTCCTATattcattttaactctttttgCTGCAAAATGAAGGAAATATATCTGCCTTATTAATTTCTTATGTTCTGAGAGATAAGGAAGAATGAAGCTTAccaaaaacaagagagagacaAGGAGAGTGTAGTTATTAGACGTAGAAATATTGAAATAATTGACGTCCATGAATGGCTTGACTTTTGACTCTTTGACCTGCGTAAGTGGAAGCCTAAGGGAGTTGTACCTTTCCTTCAATTTATTTCCATCATCAAAGGATGTTAATTAGTCTGAAACCCTTTATCCTGCGCAAGTGGAAGGAAGCCTAAGGGCGATGTACCTTTTCTTCGATTAATTTCAATCAAATGGTATACCCTTACTTATTTGTCCATTAATTAGCTGTCATCcctgtcttttttcttttttgggcaAGACCCcatggttatatatatatactctgtTCACTCTGAAACCCTGCTGTGAGCTAGCTccaacccatctctctctctctctctctcttgaggcCAAATAATAAACAGAAATGGGCAAAATGGGTTATCTTCAACCTCGAGAATATACCATGAAAACCCATCTGAGGTTTGTGATGATCACAATTCTCTTGTACTGGACTCTGTTGATTACACCAAACAGAGCTCAACAAGAAAATCGCATAGAAGAAAGGATTAGCACAAACCCATCATACTACTACAACCTCTGCGCAACCAGTGTGTGCAACAACATAACCCTGATTTACCCATTCCGTATCCCGTCAACTTGTCATATTACCTCTTTGGACCCCTGGTGTGCCAGCGACAACCGCACCTTCTATCTCACCAGCCCTCAATCCAACAATACCTTTAGGGTCTTTCCAGCCAACTTCACCACCGACGGGGTGACCACCGACTTCGTGATGGCCTACAACCCTCTCTTCAGCTGCGGACCCATCTCAAAGCCCAACTACTTCGAGGGCTCCTCACCCCTTACCTTACCACTGGATTACAACGTGGGCACCCACCTTAACTGCACTAGACCAATCCCCGCCGGAGCACTGCAGGGACTCCAGAATGCCTCTTGCCTTGGCTGCCCCGGTCAGGATCCCAACAATGTGTGCTTCTATGCGCCGGGTCTGGTATCCTACCAGAACTGCGAGACCTACTACATGTACACCAAGAAGGGATTCAATGTGAGCGCCGAGAAAGACCTGAGGGGTTACCTGCAGCGAGGGTTTGAGATGAGATACGCGAAGCCCAGAGAGTGCCGCGGCTGTGAGGCTACCGGTGGTAGGTGCGGCCGGAACCCTTCTTCTTCGACGGAGTCCTTTGTTTGCTTCTGCCCCTCTACCATCCACTCTTTCAACTGCTCCGACGGTGAGTGAGTAGAACTGGATTCCCACTATTTGATTAATTTATAATTAATTCATTATTTATTGGTTCTTCACTACTGTTTAGTTTGCTTCatcatcttcaatttcaattcatacCCAATAATTCCATTGCAGTTGTTCACACAATTCACACCTGATCACATTATGTCGGTCAATAACACGAGCTCCCACACAAACACACGCACAGAGACAGAATGGTttgttgtaattgtgccagtACGCGTCTTATCCTctggtcccaactcccaacatCATCTTTTGCTGGAACTTAGAAAGATTGAATTATAAATGTCTTACGAGAAAAGCGACGGTTTTCACTTTTTCACTTTAGATTTGTCTAGGCACATTGGGAAAGGAAATCTTAAGATGATGATAAGGTAATATTGGAGGGAATTGTTAGAACCGTGGCATGGTGttagtgtgtttttttttttttttttttgatagttaGGAAGGGAAAGCATATATATAACAGCAAGGAGGTTTGAACTCGAGATCTCTTGATGAGCATGGTCTTTTTGGCGCATCACAGTTCATCAATTatgctaggcagttgttgttggCATAGTGTTTCTTCAACCTATGGGGGTCAAAACCTAGTCGGAACCGATAAAACCGACCGATAAaacccaaatcgaaccaaatcgatacttattggattggttttagactgaggtatgttgagaCCGGTTGAAAACCAATCCAAATCGAACTGatcaataaccaaaccgaatgaaaccgataaaaaaataaatgattatgagattataaattggtgaattgaccatcTATGTTTTACAATATGagtgataaatttttttatcgtaaggagaattgttacaaatcattgaatattaggttatgaatagagaaattgatttgtaaattgtaataatgcattcattgatttctttgttcactatagaaaactagttggatagttaaatgaatgattggataatagggttcattttgtgatttcaatattagttatcttcttagtaatttgttatccattggtttcaatattagttatatttcccttacaatgataaaccatgatttaatcataaatttaaagtgttttttttgtcaaatcttgtcactataagttatgaatgtaagattcattatggttcaagcccaataataaaccgatctaaactgGTATTAACCCAATAttgaaaaacagaaataaaccgaaaccaaatcggatcgaaactgaaaccgaccgaaaaccgaagttccttaacggattggttttggtctccctcattcctagactgaaaccgattcaacccaatCGAAACCAATTCGAACCATCCAATTGACACCTCTACTTTCACCCAAACCCTTGCTTACATACGAGATCCAACACTTCTCCCTTTTGTTTCCATATATACCCCTCTTCACCTTTGTACCGATAGAAAGTGCGACGGGTGTTGGATCCTTACATGTTCGTCCAAGTGAACGTAGGTGCAACGAATCTAAACTTTTcacaaagtcccaccaattaATTTAGGAGGAAAAGATGCAACCGTAACATTATTGAAGCATCAATAAGTTTaagaaagggaggagagaatCGGTACTTGCATCTTCGTTGTTCTGAGGTGAGATTTTAGCGGATGATggaaaaaaagcaagagaggaGGATCCAGGGAGGCTTCTGACTTTGTTTCTAGATTGTAAATccgaagagagaaaatgaacattgaaaagtgttttttttttgggtgtgggtgtgggtgtgggtgtgggtgtgggtgtggtggggggggggggtcaagatctagaataaaaaaaaaatcgcatGTTTTGAAAAACTTGTGGGATTTCTAGCATCGGTCTGGGGATTTCCAAAAGTAGAGCTGTGATTTTCAATCGTTTCTCCATCCCTTGTCTCTCTACTGGAACCACACTTCCTCTGAGTCAATGTCGTCCCACTCATCCTATACTTTGGAGAGGACAATTTCGACAAAGACGAATCTTCCAAATGAgtctatctcctcctccattacCACCTCCGGCTCTTTGATGGGTTGGGAAAATCCTAGGGAGCTCTTCGATGGATTGTCAATTTGTTTGCTTCTCTCtctgtttgaaaaaaaaaaattgatcacgGGGTAGATTGTTCATGTGCAGGCATGCTAATGCCACAAGGACACAAGAGATGATCGAATTGATCGTATTTGACTTCTAATGAAAGAACATGAGATATTGGAAatatctcataaaaaaaaaaaaaggattttaatggcaaagaaaatcataatggatgataaagaagaagaaaaatatccaTTAAAAAACAATTATGGCAAAACAATGCTGCCACCAAATAAATCTGAGACAATCATGAAGAAACACGGGCCATCATagtttttggtaagaaaaaataaagacaaagcTAATTTActtgaaaagataaaaacaagAACAATCTACTTGAAAAAGGGAAGATAAAGACAAAGACTATGGCTAAGACTAGTCTGCTtgaaaagggaaagaaacaGATTAATGCATGGTGTTCTTGTCTGATCTGTTAGAGAtactttttctcttctgttgGGAGTTCCTTTTATAACCTGAAATTCTTATAACCATAGTAGCCCCCTTATACGAGTGGTTATAACTGTTCAAACTACTCCACCCTAGGCTACCTTGTGTATTGATCAAACTGACTGTATTTGGTCAGCCTAACCGATCAACTCTGTAACACAGGAATCTCATTTATCAGTCGACTTGATCGGTCAGCTTGATGGGTCAATATGACCGATCAACTACTTAACATAGGGTCCTGATTTATTGGTCAATCCTTGTTTGGTTCAAACCGACGAAGATAGGGTGCGAACACTCTCctcactctccctctctcctcccacctAACCAAACGATCTGGGATGGAATGTTGCAGTAACCCTCCCTCACTTTCTCACTTCAATTAGTCACCCCACTAGCAAATAGGACCCATGTGTCAGAGAGTCCCATCCCACCCTCGCCTCTAAACATAAATGCCTAAAGAGTTTGGATGACTTACTCTACATGTCATATTATGTACGGTTAGATAATGTTGTGTCCTTTAGCTTTTATAAATAACCCTTCGAATAAGACAAAATAGAAGAATACTTATGGAAATAAAGAGACATGCCATCATGTACGAGTAGATGATTCAAACAGACAAATTAGATAATATTCTACAtaattattgaaatatatatatatatatatatatttcttttttct includes the following:
- the LOC122072937 gene encoding rust resistance kinase Lr10-like yields the protein MAYNPLFSCGPISKPNYFEPVPASVIFPVDSIVGTHFNCTRAIPAGALRGLQNASCLGCLGQDPNNVCYYAPGLQAAYQNCETYDMYTKRDFNVSAEKDLRGYLQRGFEMRYTKPTECRGCEATGGRCGVNPSSSTESFVCFCPSTIHSFNCSDGLLVELDGAPMKGQTQKLAIGLGIGLGAGLILFIGIVGYFHFKKRWNKNNQGEFDGEDDEALRFYLEGDKTIPASIETFLENYTLGRPTRFSYKQLKRYTNNFAHRLGQGGHGSVFKGKLPSGLFVAVKLLNDTDQSEAQFVNEVRVIGQIRHNHLVRLLGYCIEHSRKVLVYEFMENGSLDKYIHVGDSQKTEEKLSWSQLHDIAVGTAKGIMYLHEDCRSRIIHCDIKPHNILLDRNFRPKVSDFGLALVMNRDKSHVSISHGAGTPGYAPPEMWWMNCGMVSEKSDVYSFGMVMLEVAGRRRNLVTDVSSSSEKYFSEWVFLHNAVNPSNSGEERGIVKRMELVALLCIQFEQSKRPSMRRVIEMLEGDVVIEIPPAPFNPHTLSNI